The region GTACATGCCAGTCAAAATGAAATCGACAAAAACCCAGGAATTTGAAGTTCTTTTTAAATTCAAGACAGCAATGGCAGGAGAAGGAACAGAAAAGGAATTGGTTGGTGCTTCCTTATGATGTAATAGCCAATATTCTATACAGAGTTGGTGTTTATGACATACTTGAGAATGCTCAGAAAGTTTGCACTACATGGCATAAAATCTGCAAGGACCCTGCAATGTGGAGGGTCATTAATATGGAGAATAATTTTGAAGATGTAAATAGAAATGAAAGGTCCCTGATGCAGGAGATGTGTAAGCATGTTGTTGATCGAAGCCAAGGCCAATTAATTGATATCACGGTTTGTGATTTTGTCAACAAGGAGCTTCTTGAGTATATTGCTGATAGGTATGACTTGATTATTCATATTTTAGCTTTAGCATACTTGGGAATCAAATCAAAAGAACCAACCACTGCATGATcttgtttttgttctttttaacAGATCAAGTCAGCTTAGACGTCTTGATCATTGGCATTTTGCTATGGTAAAGTTAATGAAAAGTGGGCTGAATCTTTGAAGAAATTTCCATTATTGGAGGAACTTAGTCTCTACGTAACATACATCTCACACAAAGTAATTGTTGCTGCCGGCTGTTTTTGCCCCATGCTAACAACACTGAAAATAAATTATGACCTGGTCTGGCATTGTGGTGATGGGATAGCTACTGCTATTGGAGAAAACTTACCCCAGTTAAAGCACCTTCAACTCATTGGACACATCATGTTAAATAACAGGTTGCAAGCCATTCTGGATGGATGTCCGAAGCTTGAACTACTCGACTTGCGTCAGTGTTTGTGCATTAATCTCAATGGAGAATTTGTGAAAAAATCTTTAGAAAAGATTAAATGCGTAAAACTGCCTCACGAGTCTCTTCAAGGATGCCTATAAATGGAGATGATCACATAGCCGGATTGTCATGAGTTTGGAGATGATGATTAGTTGATTACAATGACTTTACTAACATTGAGGACTTGATTTTAGAAGATTGCTGACTTTCATAGCCATTAATAgtggttgattttttttttcaaagatgTTCCTGTTGCACTTGGGAATCATTTCCAATTTTTGGCTCAAACATGGGTAAAGACTAAGATGTTATGTTGGTTTATTGATGCATTTGCTTGGAAAATTTTCTTGATCGTCatcaaaagtttaaattggtttgttACAATAATAGATGATATTCACCAATTAAGGTGTCCTTTTTTGTGGAGTTAGCCAAGGCAAAGACTTGGTAAGGTATATATGATTCTTAATTTTTGATTTAATAAagaaataacacataacataggACGTCAAAGAAATTATACTTTCCTTGAGTTCTAATTGCTTGCATTTTAATGCCTATAAGTCCTTAATACTTGAGGAAGTTAATGAGTTATTATTGTTGTTATTTCTTTCTCTCTCGAATGGACTATATATTAGTAGTACGTAGCCTAGGGGTGGGGTATTTGGACCCATGGTCCGGACCTGGACCTTTTTCCGGACCCCCGGACCGGTTCTTGGTTCTAGGATTTCATCAAAAACAGTTAGGTTTTTTTACCGGTTTGATCCGGCCGCTTTCGAGTAAAAACTGGTTTTAGATctgattaaaaaaaattcaaatctattttctAATTATCATATGGCTTTGACGGTTTAACCAATTGTGTCCCTTTCCCATAAACTATATGTACGACACAAAGAAAGAGGCTACACTACAGCCTGTCGACGTAACCCTTCTCCTTCTCGTACTCCACCTCTCCCTCTTGCAAGAAAAGGTTTCTATGTGGGGACACCCCTAGTCCCTACCCGATGAAACTCAACTTTCGAGTTATTGCAAGTCTGCATATCATACGATATACATTTATGGAATTTGACGTAACAGGTATtaattattttaaagttatatttcaacttttcagctcTTATTTTAAACCTTTGTATTTTGTAAAAATCTTTAAACAATCATAACTCATTCATTTTAAGTCGGATTGTCATATGTTTCTTTTTCAACGTGTAATTTTGAGTGTGTAGATAagttagactataattttgtcatttttgatgTTATATTCAATGAATTGGAATCCTTCAAAGTTGGGATAACAAAACTGAAATATTTTAGTTTTTCAACTATTATTTTAAACTTGTGCATTCTGTGAAAAATCTTTAAATAGACATATCTCATTCATTTTAAGTCGGATTAACATGCGGTTTTTTTCAACGTGTAATTTAGAGTTTATAGATGAGTTTAGATTATAATTTTGTCGTTTTGGTGTTATATTCAATTatttacaatccttcaaagttgggatatcaaagctgaaatattttatctttttagctattattttaaacttttatattctgTGAATATCTTTAAACgaacatatctcattcgtttcaagtcggattgacatgcagtttttttccaacatgtaatttaGAGTTTATAGATGTGTTTAGACTATAAGTTTGTCGTTTTTTGTGTTATATTTAATGAATCACACAATCCTTCAAAGTTGgaatatcaaagctgaaatatttcagctatTTTTTAGACTATCGTTATGAATTTTATATATCTTTGACAAATAAATCATATGAAGGGATCTCGGTAGAGTATCGGAAAATTCTGACTTCGAAATGGAaaattaattttgcaagttataacgTTATGGATAAAATTAGATTTGTTACGCATGAAAGTCAAAAACCTATTCATTTAAACGTATTAAAcccaaaaacatattcattttaaCGAGTTGTAACGTATCAAATCCAACATTATATTCGTTTTTATAAGTTGTATCAAACCGAAAAACGCGTTTTAATGAGTTGTACCGTATGCATATAAAGGTGTACCAATCTAACCGGTccaagaaccggaaaacccgaacCTGGGCCTGGACCCGATAAGCCTCATCCGATACGCTCCACGGTCCACTATTCTTCGAAACCTGTCCGATCCGATTCGGTCTAAATATTCACCCTAATGTAGCCATATTTGATAGACGaaaaaaagcacgatctttatgTTTGGTACACCAGGGCCTTGATTAAGCTCTGGCCCTCCGGACCTGCCGATCTTTTTGACATATTTTTTgtaggggtgttcaaaaataaCTGGATCCGAAAAATCCGAAATCCAATCCAAAGTTATTCGAAATTCAGATATCCGGATATCCGAATACCTAAATATCCGATATTTCGGATTCGAATATGGATAGTGATTTTACAAAATTTCGGATATTTTGGATATCCGATATCCGAAAACAtatgaatttttttaaatattttttcctattttatgaaaatgaaaataataatttgttAGTTAATATTTACAACTCTATATTTATGTAAGTTAATAATTTGTATCTGCCTCGGCTTAACAACAAAATTTGGTGGTGTCAAAACAATTTCTTAAATGATGGTGCCTTAATTTATATAATGTTGTTGTTTTAGTCTGGATGCATTTACTATTTTCTTATGTGTATAAACTGTTTAAGTTACTAAAGAATGGAGTTTGATCTTTATAAATGAATTTCATGCAATGTTTttaaaaccggtttgaaccggttggtccaaccggttggaccgggaaccgggGGAGGAAACGGTTCAACTATTACTGGTCTTATgttgatttctgaaccggattgaaccggtcGGCTTTTAGAAAAACCTGGTtaaaccggtcaaaataaaccgatTGAACCAAATAAAAATACACGTAAAAGAACcatttttataataaattttgttgatttttttcaaatttatttagttatttctaaataaaagcatatggtaaatgttataaagtgttttgatgtgtttgtcttcatctaaaactatattttattttgatattatactttattttctttttgacgtatatggattgatgttAAAAACCGGTTAACCTGATggttgaaccgggaaccggtcaccataccgaTTCAACTAAAAAAACCAGTTTTTAAAATATTGAATTTCATGTTAATGCTTAGTGGTTCACGAGTTTTTTTGTTCTGAATTGTTAATGCTTGatcattttttttgtaaatacTTAATACTAAAACAATAGTTGTTTAATTTGATTAATATTTGGTAATGAAAAGAAGTTATAATTCTGGACATCCGATTTTGgtatccgaatccgtatccgaaaatacaaatatccgaattttcggatacgTATTCAGATAAAAAAATTCACTATCCGAATTTTCAGATATCTGGTTTTAAACACACCTGATTTTTGGGTCTTTTTGTCTTGTTGTTTCAGCCCGAACCTAGACCACAGAGGCTTTGAGTTTTGGTCCATCAAAACGCTTCTAATTATAATCAGAACAATTACACTTGTGATTGTTGGGGTTTGTATCCTTTTGCACGTTTAGTCCTAATTACGTGGTGTCAGGCCCATCCTAGAGGGTTGGCGATAGGGGTGACCGTCCaggacccaaattttttttattgaagttgttatatttagaagatagtacaaataattttctttcaattattgaattattataaaaaaattgacGAAATTTGTGTATTTTAAGGGCCCATTTTTTTCTTTCGCCCTGGGCCCAAAATATGTTTGGAATGGCCCTGCGTGGTGCTGATATTAAATAAACTTGGTCTTCACGAATTACATCTCAACTCAAGTATACACtattatatgttatataattatataatattgATCAAAATTTTAGAAATATAATACAAAGGTAACAAACTTTAGGTTTTTGTATTTCCAGGTCATATTTCAATTTCATATTTTTGGTCTAGGTTTTAAACTCTTTTATGAATTTGacccaaattttaaattttgttatgattttggAAGAAAGatacttttcaaatttattttctttttattataatttgtttttatttaattaaaatataaaataaatttaaaatgatataaaaatCTTTTTATATGAGCGAGGAACCAACCATgataaaattaatattttaaaaagatGACAAAACTCAATATTCTGGAAAACTTTATAAACCATTTATGAAGATTTGTCTAATCTAAATCAATTAAAAGAGTAAAAAGGTGATCGAACAATTAATCCACATAAAAAAATTAACTATTCTTTATAGAATCCAACACATAAACCATCTTAAATTACAGCACTAACTTTCAAATTCAAAGAATTTCAAGTTTTTACTTGATAATCGGGACATTTATAAAACTTCATAGATGGATTGATATATAATCAAGACTTTTTAGGTGTTTTTGTTGTATATTAGGaaagtatattatatatatatatatatatatatatatatatatatatatatatatatatatatatatatatatatatatatatatatactacgaGAATGAAGGATAAACACGAAAATTTAGAAAATGAAGAGGATGAAAGTGATATTTTATAAAGTTAAAGGTGGAGGAGTTGAAAGTGATATTTTAAATGAGATAAATATATCATTTTTTACAAAATAGAAATGTTGTAAGTGACAGATTATACAAAGTTGATGGATGAAAGATGAAGGATGAAAGTGACATTTTATAAAGTTGAAGACGAAGGaacaaaaatgatattttaaaaggtaaatagaaaaatatcattttacaaaATAAAAGAATTACAAATAACTAGTTATATCAAGTCGAAGCTACCTTTACTTATACATCagaattttgtttttatatatatttataagttTCTTACTTGAACTGCATAAGTACATAATATAAAGCAAACCTAATCAATACATCAATTTTTCTTATATGAACATATATTGTCATTTAGATCTCATCTCAATGTAGCTTTGTAAAAACTTGAACtcttttttaaaatcttttataaatattaatgtattttctgattttttttttttataaattcaatggtttttctggaaaaaaaaaacttgtcagattattggtaaaaaatgtaagcttatttttttttttttcttttcagaaaacagAAAAGAAATAGTTATATAAACCGCTGACGTTAAAAAAATGAAtgacaaaaagaaaatgaaaatcagACTTTTTTTAGAGCGACACAAACATATTTAAATAactaaaaaatttgtttttttttcctaaaaGATAACTTTACCAAAGACCGGTTTTTTTAGAAAGTGACCACGGGCCGGGCCGTAATCTCTATGCGGTCTATGAGTAAGAACTTCATTTCAAATTCCAGCCACGCCACAAACACTGTTCTTGTCTCCTACAATTTCTATATATTTGCATCGCTACTTGCTCGTTTATCGGAAGCTGCAAAGGCTATCGGAAATCAGAGATACCATTCTCTTCTTCACCGTGATGTACGTTTATCTTTTATTCAACATCTCCTAATTTCTTACAAGTTTTAATATTCATTTTTCCATGTTCAGTAGCGCTAGggtttttacattttcatttcgACCTATTCTGATTATCGATAATGCCCTCATTCCTCGTTAAAGTGGATATGGAGCAGAATTTCTAAATCAATTTTTATTCCGCTTGTGTTGATCAAATTCCCACTGCATTGACGCTTGATTTCATGTAGTTATATCTATCGTTTATGTGTATCTGTATTTGACATCCAGTTtgtaaatgttcaaactaattctGCTTTGTACATGTTTAAGTTACGATGCTCTCCACATCAAAATCTACTCGACGAAAACCTAAGAATTTCAAGTTCGTTCCAAAACCAAAGCAACAATGGCGTGTGAAGGAACCGAAAAGGAATTGGTTGGAGCTCCCATCTGATGTAATGGCAAACATCTTATACAGAGTTGGTGTTTTTGACATACTTGAGAATGCCCAGAAGGTTTGCACTACATGGCGTAATATCTGCAAGGACCCTGCGATGTGGAGAGTCATTTATATGGAGAATCATTCAGATCCATGTACAAGGCCCCCACTACAACAGATGTGTAAACATGCTGTGGATAGAAGCCAAGGCCAATTGGTTGATCTTACCCTTGTGCATTTTGCTAATCATGAACTTCTTTTGTATATTGCTGATAGGTATGTGAGCTTATTATATCGTTCATGTGTGTTGATAGGTATGTGAGCTTATTGTTTTTACTCCTTTAACAGATCAAGTCAGCTTAGACGTCTTGATATCACCTATTGCTTTGGTGAATTTTATGATGGCTGGACTGAAATTTTGAATAAATTTCCTTTATTGGAGAAACTGAGTCTCTGCACAACAGAGATCTCAAAAGAAGATATTAAAGGTGCTGGTGATTGTTGCCCCATGCTAAGAACCTTGAAAGTAAATCAAAAGTTTTTTAGGTTTTCTGATGAAGACAGTGATGTGGAGTCTTTAAGGATCCGAAATCAAATGGCTATTGCTATTGGTAAAAACTTACCGGAGTTAAGGCACCTTGAACTCATTGGAAACACCATGTCAAATACTGGGTTGCTAGCAATTTTGAATGGTTGTCCTCATCTTGAATCACTTGACTTGCGTCAATGCTTGTACCTTGATCTCAAGGGAGAGTTTGGGAAGAAATGTTTAGATAAGATTAAATGTGTAAAACTACCTAATGATTCTCTTGAAGGATTGCCATTGTGTCTGAGATGTGATGATAGTTATGATCTGCTTGAAGATTTTGTCTCTGGTGATTCTGATTATGAATATGATGAGTGCTTTGACTATGATGAGTACACAAACCCTTATCATTATGATTACATAAACAATGTTAAACCCGATCTCTTTGGTAGTGATGATGATTCTATTGACATTGATGACTTGGGCGACATGATGACTTTCATGGTTTGTTTGGATGATCTTTTTACAGAAAGGTGAGTCTGGcaccgttttttttttttactcagTTTTTTTTCTCATTTCTCTAAGAGTGCTGTTATTTTCTCAATTATTTTCTAAATGTCATTTATGAAGATATATTTCAAAAATCAATTGTAAATTTTGCATTTGGAGATACTGATGTGGTTGATATTCTTTTTGAAGGTGTAGCTGACTGGTTGTTGCCCTGAACATTTTTTTTGACATGTTTCTGGAACTTAGACAAGGTAATGCAAGTTTTTTAATCAATATTCTGCTGATGGCTTTATCCAATTTTGGGGATGACATCTACCTGTGTTTTAATACACTTGTAAATACTTGTGGGtcatttccattttttttttgtctcaaaCTTGGGTAAAGACTAAAGATGTTATGTTGGTTTGTTGTTTTGTATGTTATCGTGAATGCATCTCCTTGGAAGATCTCATTGATCCTTGTTCAAAATTTAAAATCGTTTGCatctatttccatttcaatttcatCTCTTTATGCGTAAATTTGGTTGTTAATTTGGCTTGGGTTGGTTTGGTATCAAGTCATATTTGATATGGATATGGATCACAAATTGGAATTGATGTGGTTCATACCTTGTTTCATCAACAGTTTTTACTGTCATATGTGTTTTATGTTGTCTTGGAAACCAAAGCAAGAAGATAAATAGAAAActagtaattttttttttaccatttttgGTTTAAAAGAAACcacttttttgttatttttaggtTTGGTTCatcaaattgaaaaaaaattaaaaactaatttgtCTAAAGAGTAAAGACATTTAACCAAgagatttaaataataaaaatggaTCAGAAGCCGCAAGCTCACTGATTTGTTACTTTGAGTTTCGAGGAATGTTGAATTCGTTAGAATATGGCAAAACTGCATGACAGTGTTTTGTTGACAATTAAAATGGAAAAGAGGAAATATCGTTAAGGCACCGTATGTATATGTTTTGGAAGTAATGTAAATATGTTTACCATTTTTCTGCTGCTTATAGCTATCTTGTGGTTTGAAAATAGTTGAACAATAATATCCATGTGGAGTATGGTGGCTAGTGTTATAGAACCTGTATCCCTTTTTTGGAGAAGGGATCAAAaataaggaagaagaagatggttAACTTCTTTTCATAGTTCTCAGTGAAATATAATCGATTTAAATACATCTAAATGACATCATTTCCTAGCTCCTGTAAACCTAAATAAATGACAATTTGACAATTAAATCTGATGTGTCCAGTCTGGAATCTTGAAGTACTGATGTCCCAACTACAGCCTAAAATGTTGTTTCTCAAGCCTCATGGTCTCTACGAAAATTAATGCCCCATCTTAGTTAAGCCCAATAAAATTATCCAATCGAAGCCACCAGGGGATTCCTGATTTTTAGACGGATTTGATTTcttgaattttaaaaatatattaaattactagggtttcctGCACATTGTTTGGGTTAGAAGGTGGTGTTTTTGTGTGTCTATTCATATGTTTCgtctttatataatttttttggtttCATGTCTGAAAAACGGTcccaaaaatgaaaattaaaaactatgAAATGTCAGTGATGCAGAACTTGGCATGGGCTTATTAGGGTTTGAATATGTTCGTGCTCACAAATTGCGACTCAAAATCATGCTAAAAAATAGCTAATTTGTGAAAGCGATTTGCAATTTTTATCGTTCATACAGTTACAGAACAATAACAAAAAGTTCATACAGTTAGAGAACAATACCAAAAAAGTATAGATTATCATCATCACAAAGTAACTGGTGTCATACTCTTGAAGGGTACTTTGGACAGTTGACAGACAAAGACTTAAATGCATCACCAAACCGTAATGAACAATGATCCAAAATGCAAGCTTTTGTTTgcgatttatttgcaaagagtcAACATTCTCAAGTTTCTTGACCAATGTTCTCATTGAAGTTAATGAGTAGAATTACCTGAATCTTTTTAGCATCATTGCAACATAACTGAAACCGACATCATCTACACCTATTTTCAAAACTTCAATCATCGTAGTATACAACTATTTTTCCTCTTTTATCCCTCCATTGTTACTATCCCACAAAGCCTCCTGAGTGTAATAAGGAGTCTATGCACAATGGTCAAGGTTACCTCAAAAACATCAAATTCGAACTCTCAATCAAAAGGTTATTTTAGTCAAATCATCCACTTTTACATTTGTTTTCATGCCCAAACTTGAAAGACTATCAATCATCACATGAATATCAGCTTGCAAACCAGTAGCCAAGGCCTGAAAACACATTAGATTACCATATTGTCCATATCAACTTATCATCTCAAGTTAAAAAAAGAATAACACATTAGATTACCATTTTGTCATTGTCATCTTTCAAACTCTTTATGACCTCCAAAGGCCACACACTAACCATTTTCTTAAATTTTGTCATGATATATAGCCTTTTCGCCTCAGGTAATGTCTATCATTAAGTAACAACATGTAAAATAACAATATTACCCCCAAAGGTATTTATAAGTTAAGAAAACATAAATAATACATTGGCGACAACTAGAAGTATTGCAGCTGCTTCTTCTGGTTTAtgtataaaataatgaatattaatgttttcttttataaaaaatctGATTTTAGTCTTTATTTACTATagtttttgtttaatttaattctTAATTACTGTAACTTGATTTTTAATATTTGTGcttaatattaaaaatataaattaaataaatggtgAATGCTACAGAAACTCTTTTAACTCGAAAAGTTAACAAATCTCAAAAAAACTTTAATGTAAATTGTAACACCCAGACATCAGGTATTTTCCTCTTTTGACCCAAAGTATCGATTTATAGCAAAAATGGTCCTTCCATATGCGTACTTGGTTTGTACGCATGACGTAACTCATTTAAAAGAACACGGGTCCTTGTGAGTACGCGATGCGTACTCAATGGGTATGTAGGGTGTACTCGACagttatgtaaaccctaatattgagggtttgagccatatttaagcaaccttaactCTCATACACCTTCCACCTTTAGCCTCCATCCTCCCAAACGACCCCTTGCAAACCTTAGTGTTCATTTGTGAGTTTTTGAGCTATTTGTGTGTTTTGTGTCCATCCTTGAAGGGAGAAGATCTTTGGAGTGCATTTAGAAAGCTTCAGGcattgtagatctgggattttcaCCTCTCAAGCAACCTCCAAAAGatataaagttctgaacttgataagtgtttcactaGATCTTGTTAGTTCTTAAGTTTTGGAGCATTTTGGTCCCATAATCCTGGTATATATGAGTAGGCTTACTCCAGACCTGTCCTTTCAGATGTTTTTGAGTGTTAGgagccataaaaatgtgatcttggtccctttttgttggattagtgtctaagtccataattattttggtatgtacttgacccgattgtgagcatggtccttttgggttgcctttaccaaagcaacttgataggatgatttatggagaaagagtttaattatgatttattaatatattatgtgaataatatatttaaagagaaatcatattgtttaattaatattagtcaagaattaattttgtagctaaaagagattaattaaacttggggggactaatattgtaattataagataattgcattgtggGCTATGGATTCCTCTTGGAAAGtggattggacgaaatctatgggaagcccaaagaaccaaccaacatgttaccAACCGAACCAAATATATCGGTAGCCAAGTTGTTTGGTAGCCAATATGTTTGGCTGGTAATACCATGCCAATTAAGTAGTCTTGGTATGGTAATGGTATGAAATTTTGAATACCACGATTGTACCGTaccaaccaatatatatatatatatatatatatatatatatatatatatatatatatatatatatatatatatcaattcatAACTACAAAGAAATATGAGTTCTCATATCTTCATGTTTTAATTAGAATAAGAACTAACAAGTCTTAGAATTACTAAACTAACACATTGATCGACAAATTTCTTGATACTTATTTTTTGATGTGTACGAGATTGGTGATACATACACTAAAACTTAAAAATGAATACTAACTTCTCATTCCTTCTACTGTTTCCATTTATTTCCTCTAGCAACTTGCTAGGGGTGAACATCTTTTAATCTTTTTAgtggtttccaaaaaaaaaaaaaaatactaccaGAAGCGAGTGAAGCAACGACCAGATGTCCACAAATTCAACTTATATTCATGTATAATACATATTAGTTAAAAATTTTGGTATATACCAAATACCAATATGTACCAACCAAATTTGTTGGTAGCCAAATTAATTGGTACCAAGTATACATGGTACGGTACTGGTAGCTAAAATCTTATACCAACTATATTTGGTACGGTACACGGTTTGAAGAAAAAAAACTCGGTACTGTACCAATTCCACCcctaatttaaatagttaaacctaattgttttgaaaagtttcaaaacttgccctcaagttttggaaattaaatttttgattgaaaa is a window of Lactuca sativa cultivar Salinas chromosome 1, Lsat_Salinas_v11, whole genome shotgun sequence DNA encoding:
- the LOC111911024 gene encoding F-box protein SKIP19 isoform X2 gives rise to the protein MLSTSKSTRRKPKNFKFVPKPKQQWRVKEPKRNWLELPSDVMANILYRVGVFDILENAQKVCTTWRNICKDPAMWRVIYMENHSDPCTRPPLQQMCKHAVDRSQGQLVDLTLVHFANHELLLYIADRSSQLRRLDITYCFGEFYDGWTEILNKFPLLEKLSLCTTEISKEDIKGAGDCCPMLRTLKVNQKFFRFSDEDSDVESLRIRNQMAIAIGKNLPELRHLELIGNTMSNTGLLAILNGCPHLESLDLRQCLYLDLKGEFGKKCLDKIKCVKLPNDSLEGLPLCLRCDDSYDLLEDFVSGDSDYEYDECFDYDEYTNPYHYDYINNVKPDLFGSDDDSIDIDDLGDMMTFMVCLDDLFTES
- the LOC111911024 gene encoding F-box protein SKIP19 isoform X1; the encoded protein is MLSTSKSTRRKPKNFKFVPKPKQQWRVKEPKRNWLELPSDVMANILYRVGVFDILENAQKVCTTWRNICKDPAMWRVIYMENHSDPCTRPPLQQMCKHAVDRSQGQLVDLTLVHFANHELLLYIADRSSQLRRLDITYCFGEFYDGWTEILNKFPLLEKLSLCTTEISKEDIKGAGDCCPMLRTLKVNQKFFRFSDEDSDVESLRIRNQMAIAIGKNLPELRHLELIGNTMSNTGLLAILNGCPHLESLDLRQCLYLDLKGEFGKKCLDKIKCVKLPNDSLEGLPLCLRCDDSYDLLEDFVSGDSDYEYDECFDYDEYTNPYHYDYINNVKPDLFGSDDDSIDIDDLGDMMTFMVCLDDLFTERCS